One part of the Haloprofundus halobius genome encodes these proteins:
- a CDS encoding ThuA domain-containing protein, with the protein MRDLVGGHFGGHPDPSEFGVVVDADHLVTEGVTEFCVFDEAYKLEWDDEKVTVLAHLDHPELDDYPALWVKSYGDGAVCYCSLGHTPEAFENESFRTLLRNAVRWASADNRP; encoded by the coding sequence ATCCGCGATCTCGTCGGTGGCCACTTCGGCGGCCACCCCGACCCCTCCGAGTTCGGCGTCGTCGTCGACGCCGACCACCTAGTGACCGAGGGCGTCACCGAGTTCTGCGTCTTCGACGAGGCGTACAAACTGGAGTGGGACGACGAGAAGGTGACGGTGCTCGCGCACCTCGACCACCCCGAGCTGGACGACTACCCGGCGCTCTGGGTGAAGTCGTACGGCGATGGCGCTGTCTGCTACTGCTCGCTCGGCCACACGCCGGAAGCGTTCGAGAACGAGTCGTTCCGCACGCTGCTCCGCAATGCCGTCCGGTGGGCGTCCGCAGATAACCGTCCCTGA
- a CDS encoding extracellular solute-binding protein, producing the protein MSDSNEQQRVESSVNGFSRRQFVESVGATGIAAGLAGCSGNSGNSGGEGTTVGNSGDGGVTITWNTHDYDDDEKEAISETLEAELPDNITVELADQPGETTDDTQSQYNQWLSSGRSTPDIITPDTAWSIPYVVRGQVLNLSEHMSQESLDYMQENYVEQLRGTMTDRDGNLFGVQYNTDIAGIQYRKDLVEDAGYDPEGENWMTEGMSWQDFSQMIADVLEQNSDIDYGFTFQGSAYEGLSCCNYNEWMTSFGGAYFGGRDNLFGPVGDRPVTVDEEPHYQALRMIRTFIHGEDDEHALDGFAGDISPSATLQWAEDTSLQPFVDGNAIANRNWPTTWTTSGAEDAHGEDLGVMPIPYGVPDGEGEYEGTGGVGRSFVGGWTCMVNPNSENVEEAVQVLEAMVGNEEFRTTLFELTGTLPPDISLLESDALEGIGPVSRYLDVLRTTAPRAIPRAATVAWGPESSQISQEVNSCLNQEKSPEQAMSNLKSSIEDIEAELSE; encoded by the coding sequence ATGTCAGACAGTAACGAGCAGCAGAGAGTAGAATCATCAGTAAACGGATTTTCACGACGGCAATTCGTCGAATCCGTCGGAGCAACGGGAATCGCAGCTGGTCTCGCAGGCTGTTCCGGAAATAGCGGCAACAGTGGCGGTGAAGGGACGACAGTCGGGAACTCCGGTGATGGAGGTGTCACGATCACTTGGAACACTCACGACTACGATGACGATGAAAAAGAGGCGATCAGCGAAACGTTAGAAGCAGAACTTCCAGATAACATCACCGTCGAATTGGCTGACCAACCTGGTGAAACGACTGACGACACCCAGTCCCAGTACAACCAGTGGCTCAGTTCTGGACGGAGTACTCCAGATATCATCACGCCTGACACCGCTTGGTCGATTCCCTACGTAGTCAGGGGCCAGGTGCTCAACCTGAGCGAACACATGTCCCAAGAGTCGCTTGACTACATGCAAGAGAATTACGTTGAACAACTGCGAGGGACGATGACTGACCGCGACGGTAATCTCTTCGGTGTGCAGTACAACACCGACATTGCCGGGATTCAGTATCGCAAGGACCTCGTCGAAGACGCCGGATACGACCCTGAAGGCGAGAACTGGATGACGGAGGGCATGTCGTGGCAGGATTTCTCGCAGATGATTGCCGATGTCCTGGAACAGAATTCCGACATCGATTACGGGTTCACATTCCAAGGAAGCGCTTACGAGGGCCTGTCCTGTTGTAACTACAACGAGTGGATGACCAGCTTCGGTGGCGCGTACTTTGGCGGTCGCGACAACCTTTTCGGCCCCGTCGGGGACCGGCCAGTAACGGTGGACGAAGAGCCCCACTACCAAGCGCTTCGCATGATTCGAACATTCATCCACGGGGAAGATGACGAGCACGCGCTCGACGGGTTTGCAGGTGATATCTCCCCGTCGGCCACCCTCCAGTGGGCCGAAGACACGTCACTTCAGCCGTTTGTGGACGGAAATGCCATCGCAAACCGAAACTGGCCGACCACGTGGACGACGAGCGGTGCAGAAGACGCTCACGGAGAAGACCTCGGCGTCATGCCTATCCCGTACGGCGTCCCGGACGGTGAAGGGGAATACGAGGGAACTGGCGGAGTCGGTCGTAGTTTCGTCGGTGGCTGGACGTGCATGGTCAATCCCAACTCTGAGAACGTCGAGGAAGCCGTTCAGGTCCTAGAAGCGATGGTCGGAAACGAGGAGTTCCGTACCACGTTGTTCGAGCTCACCGGGACGCTTCCCCCGGACATCTCGCTCCTCGAATCCGACGCACTCGAGGGCATCGGCCCGGTGAGCCGGTATCTCGATGTCCTTCGGACAACTGCGCCACGAGCAATTCCGCGTGCTGCAACGGTGGCGTGGGGTCCGGAGTCGAGCCAGATCTCGCAGGAAGTCAACAGCTGTCTCAATCAGGAAAAGTCGCCCGAACAGGCAATGAGTAACCTGAAATCGTCTATCGAGGACATCGAAGCGGAACTCTCCGAATAG
- a CDS encoding IclR family transcriptional regulator: protein MSEQPNVIQASITTFRVAEALKHLEGAGVTELAAHLELPKSTVHYHLRTLMQAEFIVADGDEYRVGLRFLDFGEFVRDRVELLDATDPALRKLAEETEEIANLLVEEHGRGVYVARELGERAVQTSFHTGKRVPLHQTSAGKALLAFTPRERVEEILDRHGLPSKTQNTITDRDELFEELEEIHERGYAYDDEEWHRGLRCVAAPIRDLNDRAVGAVSVAAPLSRTRGDRYRSDLPDAVLSTANVIELNMQYS, encoded by the coding sequence ATGAGCGAACAACCGAACGTCATCCAAGCTTCGATCACGACGTTCCGCGTGGCGGAGGCGCTCAAGCACCTCGAAGGCGCAGGCGTTACCGAACTCGCCGCCCACCTCGAACTCCCGAAGAGTACGGTCCACTACCACCTCCGAACGCTCATGCAGGCGGAGTTCATCGTCGCCGACGGCGACGAGTACCGCGTCGGACTCCGATTTCTCGACTTCGGCGAGTTCGTCCGCGACCGAGTCGAACTGCTGGACGCCACGGACCCTGCGCTGCGGAAACTGGCCGAGGAGACAGAGGAAATCGCGAACCTACTGGTCGAGGAACACGGCCGAGGCGTCTACGTCGCACGCGAACTGGGCGAGAGGGCGGTCCAGACGAGCTTCCACACCGGCAAGCGCGTCCCGCTGCATCAGACCTCGGCGGGGAAGGCGCTTCTCGCGTTCACTCCACGCGAACGGGTCGAGGAGATACTCGACCGCCACGGCCTCCCGAGCAAGACGCAAAACACGATCACCGACCGAGACGAGCTCTTCGAGGAACTTGAGGAGATACACGAGCGCGGGTACGCCTACGACGACGAGGAGTGGCACCGTGGCCTCCGCTGCGTCGCCGCCCCCATTCGCGACCTCAACGACCGGGCGGTCGGCGCCGTCAGCGTCGCCGCGCCGCTCAGCCGCACCCGCGGGGACCGCTACCGGAGCGACCTCCCGGACGCGGTACTCAGCACGGCGAACGTCATCGAACTGAACATGCAGTACTCGTAG
- a CDS encoding PIG-L deacetylase family protein, with translation MTEKLTLLVVGPHPDDCAIKSGGIAAKYVEAGHDVTFLSVTDGSAGHHEMGRQKLAARRKRETEAVAETLGVEYEVFDIKDGELQPTLANRRRLIRFVRKVDPDLVLGPRPNDYHPDHRYCAQLLQDAAYTLIVPNVCPDTPPLEANPVIGYVADQFHKPAPFEPDVVVDVTGVEDRKIDALHCHESQMYEWLPYTFDELDAVPEGDDERREWLASDGLSHLVANTEMNVADRFRDELRERYGEASGTRVEHAEAVEVSEYGAPLTGELRERLFFF, from the coding sequence ATGACAGAGAAACTCACCCTGCTGGTCGTCGGGCCGCACCCCGATGACTGTGCGATAAAGAGCGGTGGTATCGCTGCGAAGTACGTCGAGGCGGGACACGACGTAACATTCCTCTCCGTGACGGACGGCAGCGCCGGCCACCACGAGATGGGTCGCCAGAAACTCGCCGCCCGCCGCAAGCGGGAGACGGAGGCCGTCGCCGAGACCCTCGGCGTCGAGTACGAGGTGTTCGACATCAAAGACGGCGAACTCCAGCCGACGCTGGCGAACCGCCGGCGACTGATCCGGTTCGTCCGCAAGGTGGATCCCGACCTCGTACTCGGCCCACGCCCGAACGACTACCACCCCGACCACCGATACTGCGCGCAGTTGCTACAGGACGCCGCCTACACGCTCATCGTCCCGAACGTCTGTCCCGACACGCCGCCGTTGGAAGCGAACCCGGTCATCGGCTACGTCGCCGACCAGTTCCACAAGCCCGCGCCGTTTGAACCGGACGTCGTCGTCGATGTAACCGGCGTCGAAGACCGCAAAATAGACGCACTCCACTGCCACGAGTCGCAGATGTACGAATGGCTCCCGTACACCTTCGACGAACTTGACGCCGTACCCGAAGGCGACGACGAACGGCGTGAGTGGCTCGCCAGCGACGGGCTTTCTCACCTGGTGGCGAACACCGAGATGAACGTCGCAGACCGTTTCCGCGACGAACTACGTGAACGCTACGGTGAGGCGTCCGGTACGCGGGTCGAACACGCCGAGGCCGTCGAAGTGTCCGAGTACGGGGCTCCGCTGACTGGGGAACTGCGTGAGCGGCTGTTCTTCTTTTGA
- a CDS encoding sugar phosphate isomerase/epimerase family protein — MRTGVNLFTLRDVDEPLPRVLERVADAGYDGVEFLHRLPDADTAAVVDALDRTGLAVPGAHLGPFVSLPELPAELDRTIDLYEAVGCEALAASIGEERLESRASIRETAARLEELAARAVERDIQFLYHNHYWEFRPLDGSTPFDILLDSLDERVGVELDAGWVAAGGDDPVERIHSLGDRVEILHVKDVDVARKASVEVGTGDVDLAACVEAARTEEVEWYVYEHDEPDDPLNSLDRGAAFLDRLR; from the coding sequence ATGCGGACCGGAGTCAATCTGTTCACTCTGCGAGACGTAGACGAGCCGCTGCCCCGAGTACTCGAACGAGTCGCCGACGCCGGCTACGACGGTGTCGAGTTCCTCCACCGCCTCCCCGACGCGGACACGGCGGCCGTCGTCGACGCGCTCGACCGGACGGGGCTGGCAGTCCCCGGCGCGCACCTCGGGCCGTTCGTCAGCCTCCCGGAGCTCCCGGCGGAGCTCGACCGAACCATCGATCTCTACGAGGCGGTGGGCTGTGAGGCGCTCGCGGCCTCTATCGGCGAGGAGCGACTCGAATCGCGCGCGAGTATCCGCGAGACGGCGGCTCGACTGGAGGAACTCGCCGCCCGCGCTGTGGAGCGTGACATCCAGTTCCTCTATCACAACCACTACTGGGAGTTCCGCCCGCTCGACGGCTCGACGCCGTTCGACATCCTGCTGGACTCACTCGACGAGCGCGTCGGCGTCGAACTGGACGCCGGCTGGGTCGCCGCCGGCGGTGACGACCCCGTCGAGCGGATTCACTCGCTCGGCGATCGAGTGGAGATACTCCACGTCAAGGACGTCGACGTCGCCCGGAAGGCGTCGGTCGAAGTCGGGACCGGGGACGTCGACCTCGCGGCCTGCGTCGAGGCCGCGCGGACAGAGGAAGTGGAGTGGTACGTCTACGAACACGACGAACCGGACGATCCGCTGAACTCGCTCGACCGCGGCGCCGCGTTC
- a CDS encoding carbohydrate ABC transporter permease: MSFYADSIVQAGDLGDFVGVQNYVDLFTGDLSTLLPAPFIDLNRPLQSSLIVTLVFTIVSVFIEAVLGVVQALFLDRSFRGRRWARLIVLLPWAVPIAIHGMMFYLLFSPGIGFGVEPLHNMGLISSAPLSNTTDSLLIIILADIWKTTSFVTLIVLAGIQTIDRDLYNVAKVSGASKWQQFKEITFPLILPAVLVALLFRSIQALKVYGIIEIMAGCNTVPSLSCMVVGTFRQRFYGTSATIAVFTAVVVAIFVSIYLYRFREESL, from the coding sequence ATGTCGTTCTACGCCGATTCGATCGTTCAGGCGGGAGATCTAGGTGATTTTGTCGGTGTGCAGAACTACGTCGACTTGTTCACCGGGGACCTCTCGACCCTGCTTCCAGCTCCGTTTATCGATCTGAATAGACCACTCCAGAGTTCACTAATCGTTACACTCGTCTTCACGATCGTCAGCGTGTTCATCGAAGCAGTACTCGGTGTCGTACAGGCGCTCTTCCTAGATCGATCCTTCCGTGGACGAAGATGGGCCCGCCTGATCGTACTCCTCCCGTGGGCGGTTCCGATCGCTATTCACGGGATGATGTTCTACCTGCTCTTCTCCCCGGGGATCGGCTTCGGGGTTGAACCACTTCACAATATGGGCCTGATCTCTAGTGCCCCACTGTCCAACACGACGGATTCGTTGCTCATCATCATCCTTGCGGACATCTGGAAGACGACTTCGTTTGTCACGCTAATCGTGCTTGCCGGTATCCAGACGATTGATCGAGACCTCTATAACGTTGCCAAGGTCTCCGGTGCGTCTAAGTGGCAACAGTTCAAGGAGATCACGTTCCCGCTCATCCTGCCAGCGGTCCTCGTTGCGCTCCTCTTCCGGAGCATACAGGCGCTGAAAGTGTACGGAATCATTGAGATAATGGCTGGCTGTAACACCGTACCGTCGCTCTCGTGTATGGTCGTCGGTACCTTCCGTCAGCGGTTCTACGGGACGTCCGCGACCATCGCAGTATTTACCGCCGTAGTCGTCGCCATCTTCGTCAGCATCTATCTCTACCGATTCAGGGAGGAAAGCCTCTGA
- a CDS encoding glycoside hydrolase family 172 protein has product MRFRTGLDDITQLSDEKSRSITAENPDGAVGAGGKEASNLGPARKGRPCLRNVEPGSTETLAEIDGPGVIKHIWMTVRDETDSGPTVLRDLVLRMYWDDENDPSVEVPLGDFFCNGHAMRCEVNSEPIIVVPEGGFNCYFPMPFRDDAKITIESEHPEEIPALFYQIDYSLVPELDDDTAYFHAQWRREKPTTIKEDYTIVDDISGKGHFVGTYLAWTALEEYWWGEGEVKCYIDGDEEYPTICGTGTEDYVGGAWCFNDPSGSEETFPSPMTYSTPYLGYPLYDDGSDGQGRPPRHGLYRWHIPDPIHFDEDLRVTVQQIGHNSRELFERSDAISSVAYWYQSEPHNSFPELPERNERIPL; this is encoded by the coding sequence ATGCGGTTCAGAACCGGGTTAGACGACATTACCCAGCTAAGTGACGAGAAAAGTAGATCGATCACCGCAGAAAATCCGGATGGTGCTGTCGGTGCAGGGGGAAAAGAGGCAAGCAATCTCGGACCAGCGCGAAAAGGTCGGCCGTGTCTGCGAAACGTCGAACCGGGGAGTACGGAAACGCTAGCCGAAATCGACGGTCCCGGCGTCATCAAGCATATCTGGATGACCGTCCGAGACGAGACGGACTCCGGACCAACTGTACTTCGCGACCTCGTGCTACGGATGTACTGGGACGACGAGAATGACCCGTCCGTAGAGGTCCCTCTTGGTGACTTCTTCTGTAACGGACACGCGATGCGATGTGAAGTGAACTCGGAGCCGATCATCGTCGTCCCGGAAGGAGGGTTCAACTGTTATTTCCCGATGCCGTTCCGCGATGACGCCAAGATCACAATCGAATCGGAGCATCCGGAGGAAATCCCCGCGCTTTTCTACCAGATAGACTACTCACTAGTTCCGGAACTGGACGACGACACGGCGTACTTTCACGCGCAGTGGCGCCGGGAGAAGCCGACGACCATCAAAGAGGACTACACGATCGTGGACGATATCTCCGGCAAAGGACACTTCGTCGGAACCTATTTGGCCTGGACGGCGCTGGAAGAGTACTGGTGGGGTGAAGGCGAAGTGAAGTGTTACATTGACGGGGACGAAGAGTATCCCACCATCTGCGGTACTGGCACCGAAGATTATGTTGGAGGTGCCTGGTGTTTCAACGATCCCTCGGGCAGCGAGGAGACGTTCCCGTCGCCAATGACGTACTCGACCCCTTATCTCGGATATCCGTTGTACGACGACGGTAGTGACGGACAGGGACGACCGCCGAGGCACGGCCTTTATCGGTGGCATATCCCCGATCCGATTCACTTCGACGAGGACCTGCGCGTGACCGTCCAACAGATTGGTCACAACAGTCGTGAGCTATTCGAGCGGTCGGACGCCATTTCGTCAGTCGCGTATTGGTATCAATCAGAACCCCACAACAGCTTCCCAGAGTTACCTGAGCGAAACGAACGGATACCACTATAA
- a CDS encoding DUF7512 family protein: MVATEGALTVDFESIRLVSLVLVEAVVLYVGYGALEKVVGPAVTAVITGRE; the protein is encoded by the coding sequence ATGGTAGCGACCGAAGGTGCGCTGACGGTCGACTTCGAATCGATCCGACTCGTGAGCTTGGTGCTCGTCGAGGCGGTCGTCCTCTACGTAGGGTATGGCGCGCTAGAGAAGGTGGTCGGCCCGGCCGTAACCGCCGTCATCACGGGCAGGGAGTAA